A genome region from Solirubrobacter pauli includes the following:
- a CDS encoding RNA polymerase sigma factor: MSHFDDVYAAHRDAVWRYFKRRSAADHEDLTTEVFLVAWRRRDELPAEPLPWLYGVARRVLANHRRAGDRRDALAERAAAHAAAAEPDPAEAVGLRTDLARALGQLTERDRELVLLVAWEGLTVAEAAAALGCRRGAAAVRLHRARRRLHTALNDDAGPALAPMTVLEER, from the coding sequence GTGAGCCACTTCGACGACGTGTACGCCGCGCATCGTGACGCGGTGTGGCGGTACTTCAAGCGCCGGTCGGCGGCCGACCACGAGGATCTGACGACCGAGGTGTTCCTCGTGGCCTGGCGTCGGCGGGACGAGCTGCCCGCGGAGCCGCTTCCGTGGTTGTACGGCGTCGCCCGTCGCGTGCTCGCGAACCATCGGCGGGCCGGTGACCGCCGTGATGCGCTCGCCGAGCGGGCCGCCGCGCACGCCGCCGCCGCGGAGCCCGACCCCGCTGAGGCCGTCGGCCTCAGGACCGACCTCGCCCGCGCGCTCGGCCAGCTGACCGAGCGCGACCGCGAGCTCGTCCTGCTCGTCGCCTGGGAGGGCCTCACGGTCGCCGAGGCGGCCGCCGCGCTCGGCTGCCGCCGCGGCGCCGCCGCCGTCCGCCTGCACCGCGCGCGCCGCCGACTGCACACCGCGCTGAACGACGACGCCGGACCCGCCCTCGCGCCCATGACCGTCTTGGAGGAACGATGA
- a CDS encoding CU044_5270 family protein has protein sequence MNDLIATLAAEDPARAVTPSAAEAARMDETLRRLLADASPAAADDRRLGPADDPRLGAAGAPPAGAAADPRLGAAGTPRTGAADGRSRRRAAAPRPSRAPRRRAWALVPVALGTLALSLGVAVPGGKTPAVIAPQPASAATVLAELRGKAATATVPNGRYAYQKQLAYVSHMRGSTGTGGRFVVVLPHELEQWVDADGNAVGKEVIHEDQATFPTPEDEAAYERLGEGPPPYQSGPYRIRDFKVAGLTVPEVAQLPTDPTALRSALERGQLALLPATAQLLASPIASAQLKAALFSVLKSLPGARLVPSAQDLQGRAGVGVEFEDDAWRTLFLFDPDTGALLGTRSIGKQEVPGRTISDWWLVVDATRTDTAPKTAR, from the coding sequence ATGAACGACCTGATCGCCACGCTGGCGGCCGAGGACCCGGCCCGCGCCGTGACGCCGTCCGCCGCCGAAGCGGCCCGGATGGACGAGACGCTCCGCCGCCTGCTGGCGGACGCCTCGCCGGCCGCGGCCGACGACCGGCGCCTGGGGCCGGCCGACGACCCGCGCCTGGGAGCGGCCGGCGCGCCGCCCGCGGGCGCGGCCGCCGACCCGCGCCTGGGAGCGGCCGGTACACCGCGCACGGGCGCCGCCGACGGGCGCTCGCGGCGTCGCGCTGCCGCGCCGCGGCCGTCGCGCGCTCCCCGCCGTCGTGCCTGGGCGCTCGTGCCCGTCGCCCTCGGCACGCTTGCGCTTTCGCTCGGCGTGGCGGTGCCCGGCGGGAAGACGCCCGCGGTCATCGCTCCGCAGCCCGCCAGCGCGGCGACCGTTCTCGCCGAGTTGCGCGGGAAGGCCGCGACGGCGACCGTCCCGAACGGGCGGTACGCCTACCAGAAGCAGCTCGCGTACGTGTCGCACATGCGGGGCAGCACGGGCACCGGCGGGCGGTTCGTGGTGGTGCTGCCGCACGAGCTCGAGCAGTGGGTCGACGCGGACGGGAACGCGGTCGGCAAGGAGGTCATCCACGAGGACCAGGCGACGTTCCCGACGCCGGAGGACGAAGCCGCCTACGAGCGGCTCGGCGAGGGCCCGCCGCCGTACCAGAGCGGGCCGTACCGGATCAGGGACTTCAAGGTCGCCGGGCTCACCGTGCCCGAGGTGGCGCAGCTGCCCACCGACCCGACAGCACTGCGGAGCGCCCTCGAGCGCGGCCAGCTCGCCCTGCTGCCGGCCACCGCGCAGCTGCTCGCCAGCCCGATCGCGTCCGCGCAGCTCAAGGCCGCCCTGTTCTCCGTCCTGAAATCGCTGCCCGGCGCGCGGCTGGTCCCGTCGGCGCAGGACCTGCAGGGCCGCGCGGGCGTCGGCGTTGAGTTCGAGGACGACGCCTGGCGCACGTTGTTCCTCTTCGACCCGGACACGGGCGCGCTGCTGGGCACGCGGTCGATCGGCAAGCAGGAAGTGCCGGGACGGACGATCAGCGACTGGTGGCTCGTCGTCGACGCCACGCGCACGGACACCGCGCCGAAGACCGCGCGCTGA
- a CDS encoding PP2C family protein-serine/threonine phosphatase, with the protein MIRGLEERLRLALEGTETGFWEWTVATDAVEWSDNMGPLYGLPRGTQPSGVADFLDRIVHPQDRERIAEIIERAVREGTSYEFDLRVSHAQHGERWLHARARVLTDAEGRAERVIGLLSDVTERRHREDARAFLDAASQRLAASLDPVHTLEEVAELAVPRLADWCAVQIAKGSDGDFEQVAVAHVDPDKVRWAWELQERYPPDPDSPTGAPAVIRSGRSELYPEIDAALLEAAALDEEQIRLVRELQMHSVMVVPLSARGRTLGAITFVWAESGRQYTARDLELAEELGRRAGLALDHARLFAREHRAAETLQRALLPATLPELPGYQLAVRYVPSDARDHAGGDWYDAFQLPDGRIGIVIGDVGGRGLEAAATMGQIRNALRAYALKGGGPGAALADLHALVDQAAGDITFATVVYVVLDLATGGCEVATAGHLPPLVAGVGYVETPRCPPLGFGGVDRCAASAFTLAPGQTLWLYTDGLVEARTRPIDAGLDSLAETAARADDGELEAIADHLLVALPAARDDDIALLGLRRVRELGEGVAQDP; encoded by the coding sequence GTGATTCGGGGTCTGGAGGAGCGCCTCCGGCTGGCGCTGGAGGGCACCGAGACGGGGTTCTGGGAGTGGACGGTGGCCACCGACGCCGTCGAGTGGTCCGACAACATGGGCCCGCTCTACGGCCTGCCGCGCGGCACGCAGCCGAGCGGCGTCGCGGACTTCCTGGACCGGATCGTGCACCCGCAGGACCGCGAGCGGATCGCGGAGATCATCGAGCGGGCCGTCCGCGAGGGCACCAGCTACGAGTTCGACCTGCGCGTGAGCCACGCGCAGCACGGCGAGCGCTGGCTGCACGCTCGCGCCCGCGTGCTGACCGACGCCGAAGGCCGGGCGGAGCGCGTGATCGGGCTCCTGTCCGACGTCACCGAGCGGCGCCATCGCGAGGACGCGCGCGCGTTCCTCGACGCGGCCTCCCAGCGGCTCGCGGCGTCGCTGGATCCCGTGCACACGCTCGAAGAGGTCGCCGAGCTCGCCGTCCCCCGGCTCGCCGACTGGTGCGCCGTCCAGATCGCGAAGGGCTCGGACGGGGACTTCGAGCAGGTCGCCGTCGCCCACGTCGACCCGGACAAGGTCCGCTGGGCCTGGGAGCTGCAGGAGCGCTACCCGCCCGACCCGGACTCGCCCACCGGCGCGCCCGCCGTGATCCGCTCGGGGCGGTCCGAGCTCTACCCCGAGATCGACGCGGCCCTGCTGGAGGCCGCGGCGCTCGACGAGGAGCAGATCCGGCTCGTGCGCGAGCTGCAGATGCACTCGGTGATGGTCGTCCCGCTGTCGGCGCGCGGCCGGACGCTCGGCGCGATCACGTTCGTGTGGGCCGAGTCGGGCCGCCAGTACACCGCCCGGGACCTCGAGCTGGCGGAGGAGCTGGGCCGCCGCGCCGGGCTCGCGCTCGACCACGCCCGGCTGTTCGCGCGCGAGCACCGCGCCGCGGAGACGCTGCAGCGCGCGCTGCTGCCGGCCACGCTGCCGGAGCTGCCGGGGTACCAGCTCGCGGTGCGGTACGTGCCGAGCGACGCGCGCGACCACGCGGGCGGGGACTGGTACGACGCGTTCCAGCTGCCCGACGGGCGGATCGGGATCGTGATCGGCGACGTCGGCGGCCGCGGGCTCGAGGCGGCCGCGACGATGGGCCAGATCCGCAACGCGCTGCGCGCCTACGCGCTCAAGGGAGGCGGGCCCGGCGCGGCGCTCGCGGACCTGCACGCGCTCGTCGACCAGGCCGCCGGGGACATCACGTTCGCGACCGTCGTGTACGTCGTGCTCGACCTGGCGACCGGCGGCTGCGAGGTCGCCACCGCCGGGCACCTGCCGCCGCTCGTGGCGGGCGTCGGCTACGTCGAGACGCCGCGCTGCCCGCCGCTCGGCTTCGGCGGCGTGGACCGGTGCGCGGCGAGCGCCTTCACGCTCGCGCCCGGGCAGACGCTGTGGCTCTACACGGACGGCCTGGTCGAGGCGCGCACGCGGCCGATCGACGCCGGGCTCGACTCGCTCGCGGAGACCGCGGCGCGCGCCGACGACGGCGAGCTGGAAGCGATCGCCGACCACCTGCTCGTCGCGCTGCCCGCGGCGCGCGACGACGACATCGCGCTGCTCGGGCTACGCCGCGTCCGCGAGCTGGGCGAGGGTGTCGCGCAGGATCCGTGA
- a CDS encoding queuosine salvage family protein has product MLADEVRRHCAQIAASAKHVTIDLDAPIELDGLAGLDETLHYLEGSREDVARYVFILDAINFGSGYFGELSTTTDAITERLTAHARAHGPWTATELQRIDTPTVADTLGLEPGHRLTQLYAEALNQLGVWLPGNAVGDTADDLARRLTQMPFFADHGFYKRAQITANDLQLAGVADFPDVDRLTIFADNLVPHVLRLDGVLIYDDTLAHAVDHQQELPAGGELERELRATAVHACERLAERAGVPPRTLDNWLWNRGQHRPYSERPAHVTRTVFY; this is encoded by the coding sequence ATGCTCGCCGACGAGGTCCGCCGCCACTGCGCCCAGATCGCCGCGTCGGCGAAGCACGTCACGATCGACCTCGACGCGCCGATCGAACTGGACGGGCTCGCCGGCCTCGACGAGACGCTGCACTACCTCGAGGGCAGCCGGGAGGACGTCGCCCGCTACGTCTTCATCCTCGACGCGATCAACTTCGGCTCGGGCTACTTCGGAGAACTCAGCACGACCACCGACGCGATCACCGAGCGCCTGACCGCCCACGCCCGCGCGCACGGCCCGTGGACCGCGACGGAGCTGCAGCGGATCGACACGCCGACGGTCGCCGACACGCTCGGCCTCGAGCCCGGCCACCGCCTCACCCAGCTGTACGCGGAGGCGCTCAACCAGCTCGGCGTCTGGCTCCCCGGCAACGCGGTGGGCGACACCGCCGACGACCTCGCCCGGCGCCTCACGCAGATGCCGTTCTTCGCCGACCACGGCTTCTACAAGCGCGCGCAGATCACGGCCAACGACCTGCAGCTGGCGGGCGTCGCCGACTTCCCCGACGTCGACCGGTTGACGATTTTCGCCGACAACCTCGTCCCGCACGTTCTCCGGCTCGACGGCGTCCTCATCTACGACGACACGCTCGCCCACGCCGTGGACCACCAACAGGAGCTGCCCGCGGGCGGCGAGCTCGAGCGGGAGCTGCGCGCGACCGCCGTCCACGCGTGCGAGCGGCTGGCCGAGCGGGCCGGCGTCCCGCCCCGCACGCTGGACAACTGGCTGTGGAACCGCGGCCAGCACCGGCCCTACAGCGAGCGCCCCGCGCACGTGACCAGGACGGTCTTCTACTGA
- a CDS encoding ABC transporter substrate-binding protein, whose translation MRRLVALVLLLVLVAGCGDEKPASPSSSPPPARPVTVALDFVPNPVHAPIYLAGDAVKIQKPGSGPDGLKLVTSGKVELGVLDIHDLAIAREAGTDVVAVGALVGKPLAALVAQPDITRPRDLEGRTVGVSGLPSDPAFLQAIVGHDGGDVSKIKQVTIGFNAVSRLLTKRVDAVPVFWNAEGVALKQRGLEAKEFRVEDYGAPPYPEVVFFTSRATLDAERDRIAGALDAIAGGLEAARARPEEAVDVIAKAAETDDRELVRAQVDAVLPIFADGLKLDRAVLERWADFDAEIGLVKERPDVDATFDFSVRAEG comes from the coding sequence ATGCGTCGTCTCGTTGCCCTTGTGCTGTTGCTCGTGCTCGTCGCCGGTTGTGGCGACGAGAAGCCCGCGTCCCCGTCGTCCTCGCCGCCGCCCGCGCGTCCGGTCACGGTCGCGCTCGACTTCGTCCCGAACCCCGTGCACGCGCCGATCTACCTCGCCGGCGACGCGGTGAAGATCCAGAAGCCCGGCAGCGGCCCGGACGGGCTCAAGCTCGTGACGAGCGGGAAGGTCGAGCTGGGCGTGCTGGACATCCACGACCTCGCGATCGCGCGCGAGGCGGGGACGGACGTGGTGGCCGTCGGCGCGCTGGTCGGCAAGCCGCTCGCGGCGCTCGTGGCGCAGCCGGACATCACGCGCCCGCGGGACCTGGAAGGCCGCACCGTCGGCGTGTCCGGGCTGCCGTCGGACCCGGCGTTCCTGCAGGCGATCGTCGGCCACGACGGCGGCGACGTCTCCAAGATCAAGCAGGTGACGATCGGCTTCAACGCCGTGTCCCGGCTGCTGACCAAGCGCGTGGACGCCGTGCCGGTGTTCTGGAACGCCGAGGGCGTGGCGCTCAAGCAGCGCGGGCTCGAGGCGAAGGAGTTCCGCGTCGAGGACTACGGCGCGCCGCCGTACCCGGAGGTCGTGTTCTTCACCTCGCGCGCGACGCTCGACGCCGAGCGCGACCGGATCGCGGGGGCGTTGGACGCGATCGCGGGTGGCCTGGAGGCGGCGCGGGCGCGGCCGGAGGAGGCGGTCGACGTGATCGCGAAGGCCGCCGAGACCGACGACCGCGAGCTCGTGCGGGCGCAGGTGGACGCCGTGCTGCCGATCTTCGCCGACGGGCTGAAGCTGGACCGTGCCGTGCTCGAGCGGTGGGCCGACTTCGACGCCGAGATCGGGCTGGTCAAGGAGCGCCCCGACGTGGACGCGACGTTCGACTTCTCCGTGCGCGCCGAGGGCTAG
- a CDS encoding S-adenosylmethionine:tRNA ribosyltransferase-isomerase — MIALRAPHAQPEPIRLMVAQRGEPLVHTRFDLLPTHLRAGDLLIVNASATIPAALPARKKDGTPVDLHLSTPDPTDPDRHVVELRRHGRRLKARAETLLLPAGGTATLLAPYLSPGRLWIAELRLPTPLLDYLDRHGAPIRYAHDTAPRPLADYQTIFATEPGSAEMPSAARPFTRDTLRALRDRGVSVQRITLHTGVSSQERGERPYPERYAVSEHTARRVNERSGRLIAVGTTVVRALETAADAGGVVRAGAGWTSLVVTPERPLRVVDGLLTGWHDPDASHLLMLEAVGGAALIERSYAAALDRGYRRHEFGDSHLIVP, encoded by the coding sequence GATTGCGCTGCGGGCGCCGCACGCGCAGCCCGAGCCCATCCGGCTCATGGTCGCCCAACGCGGCGAGCCGCTCGTCCACACCCGCTTCGACCTCCTCCCCACCCACTTGCGCGCGGGCGACCTGCTGATCGTCAACGCGTCGGCGACGATCCCGGCGGCGTTGCCCGCGCGCAAGAAAGACGGCACGCCCGTCGACCTGCACCTCTCCACCCCCGACCCGACCGACCCTGACCGCCACGTCGTCGAGCTGCGCCGCCACGGCCGCAGGCTCAAGGCGCGCGCCGAGACGCTGCTGCTCCCCGCCGGCGGCACGGCCACGCTCCTCGCGCCCTACCTCAGCCCGGGCCGGCTGTGGATCGCGGAGCTGCGGCTCCCCACCCCGCTCCTCGACTACCTCGACCGCCACGGCGCGCCGATCCGCTACGCCCACGACACCGCGCCGCGCCCGCTCGCCGACTACCAGACGATCTTCGCCACCGAGCCGGGCAGCGCGGAGATGCCGAGCGCCGCGCGGCCGTTCACGCGGGACACGCTGCGCGCGCTCCGCGACCGAGGCGTGAGCGTGCAGCGCATCACGCTCCACACCGGCGTCTCCTCGCAGGAGCGGGGGGAGCGGCCGTACCCCGAGCGCTACGCCGTCTCCGAGCACACCGCGCGCCGCGTCAACGAGCGCTCCGGCCGCCTGATCGCGGTCGGGACGACGGTCGTGCGCGCGTTGGAGACCGCCGCCGACGCGGGTGGCGTCGTGCGCGCCGGCGCCGGCTGGACGAGCCTCGTCGTCACTCCCGAGCGACCGCTGCGCGTGGTCGACGGGCTCCTCACGGGCTGGCATGACCCCGACGCCTCGCACCTGCTGATGCTCGAGGCGGTGGGCGGCGCGGCGCTGATCGAGCGCTCGTACGCGGCCGCGCTCGACCGTGGCTACCGCCGCCACGAATTCGGCGATTCACATCTGATCGTGCCGTAG
- a CDS encoding GAF domain-containing sensor histidine kinase, with protein MRGLLDATPAAIGCFDERLLAVYANTAFTMATGVQAGRVLPDGPLAAEIRAMAGGTGAPRRVRIAAPHRMPISGTLFVLEDALIGFVLDAGAYEALAQLAEEQSALRRVATFVASDPEPEALFRVVAEEAGRLLHASSAATIRYEGEFALTVGRWADDDLGGFEVGTVVPLTDSDGLTAVVARTGAPARIEDYRGVRGYAAELMVANGYRSAVAAPVVAAGGRVWGLLLVASAGVLGEAAEHRLTGFTELVALALESADARAELKASRVRILEAGVNERRRLERNLHDGAQQRLVAIAVQLRVLEKRLGEPDKAVALLRSAATELEQALAELRELARGLHPAVLADRGLAAALETLATRSPLPLVLEGVPEGRLAEPLEAAAYFVVAESLTNAVKHAEATELRVRMATEDGELRVEIADDGRGGADPAVSDGTGLRGLADRVEALGGRLELESPPGTGTTVRAALPLSQT; from the coding sequence TTGCGGGGACTGCTCGACGCGACCCCTGCGGCGATCGGCTGCTTCGACGAGCGGCTGCTCGCCGTGTACGCGAACACCGCGTTCACGATGGCGACCGGCGTGCAGGCCGGGCGCGTGCTGCCGGACGGCCCGCTCGCGGCGGAGATCCGCGCGATGGCCGGTGGGACGGGCGCGCCGCGCCGGGTCCGGATCGCCGCGCCGCACCGCATGCCGATCTCCGGCACGTTGTTCGTGCTCGAGGACGCGCTGATCGGGTTCGTGCTGGACGCGGGCGCGTACGAGGCGCTCGCGCAGCTGGCCGAGGAGCAGTCGGCGCTCCGGCGGGTCGCGACGTTCGTCGCCTCCGACCCGGAGCCCGAGGCGCTGTTCCGCGTCGTCGCGGAGGAGGCCGGGCGGCTGCTGCACGCCAGCAGCGCGGCGACCATCCGCTACGAGGGCGAGTTCGCGCTCACAGTCGGCCGCTGGGCGGACGACGACCTCGGCGGGTTCGAGGTCGGGACCGTCGTGCCGCTGACCGACAGCGACGGGCTCACCGCCGTGGTCGCGCGCACGGGTGCGCCCGCGCGCATCGAGGACTACCGCGGCGTGCGCGGGTACGCGGCCGAGCTGATGGTCGCCAACGGCTATCGGTCGGCGGTCGCGGCGCCGGTCGTCGCCGCGGGCGGACGGGTCTGGGGCCTGCTGCTCGTCGCCTCCGCCGGCGTCCTCGGAGAGGCCGCCGAGCACCGGCTGACCGGCTTCACGGAGCTGGTCGCGCTCGCGCTCGAGTCCGCGGACGCGCGGGCCGAGCTCAAGGCCTCGCGCGTGCGCATCCTCGAAGCGGGCGTGAACGAGCGCCGCCGCCTGGAGCGCAACCTGCACGACGGCGCCCAGCAGCGGCTCGTCGCCATCGCGGTCCAGCTGCGCGTGCTGGAGAAGCGCCTGGGCGAGCCCGACAAGGCGGTCGCGCTGCTGCGATCCGCCGCGACCGAGCTCGAGCAGGCCCTCGCGGAGCTGCGCGAGCTCGCCCGCGGCCTCCACCCGGCGGTGCTCGCCGACCGCGGCCTGGCCGCGGCGCTGGAGACGCTGGCGACGCGCTCCCCGCTGCCGCTGGTGCTCGAGGGCGTCCCCGAGGGGCGCCTGGCCGAGCCGCTGGAGGCCGCCGCGTACTTCGTCGTCGCCGAGAGCCTCACGAACGCCGTCAAGCACGCCGAGGCGACCGAGCTGCGCGTGCGGATGGCGACCGAGGACGGCGAGCTGCGCGTCGAGATCGCCGACGACGGCCGCGGAGGCGCCGACCCCGCCGTGAGCGACGGCACCGGCCTGCGCGGCCTCGCCGACCGCGTCGAAGCCCTCGGCGGCCGGCTGGAGCTCGAATCGCCACCGGGGACGGGCACGACCGTTCGCGCCGCGCTGCCGCTGAGCCAGACCTAG
- a CDS encoding SigB/SigF/SigG family RNA polymerase sigma factor codes for MRRTHDLWRRAHEGDQAARARLIEQHMPLARSLAVQYRHAREPLDDLIQVANLGLVKAVDRYDAERGIAFTSYAVPTILGELKRHFRDRTWTIHVSRGVQEAIARVERVSEDMRAELGRYPSVREVADATGMSIEEVTEARLAEGAARLASLDAPVTSRDEPGDNGLADTLGREDRGLNRVEDAVWIDQLASGLTDRQREVLRLRFVEDLVQREIAERVGLSQMHVSRILRDTLAQLADAA; via the coding sequence ATGCGCCGCACGCATGACCTGTGGCGACGCGCGCACGAGGGCGACCAAGCCGCGCGCGCCCGCCTGATCGAGCAGCACATGCCGCTCGCGCGCTCTCTCGCCGTGCAGTACCGCCACGCGCGGGAACCGCTCGACGACCTGATCCAGGTCGCCAACCTCGGGCTGGTCAAGGCCGTGGACCGGTATGACGCCGAGCGCGGCATCGCGTTCACCTCCTACGCGGTGCCCACGATCCTGGGCGAGCTCAAGCGCCACTTCCGCGACCGCACGTGGACGATCCACGTCAGCCGCGGCGTGCAGGAGGCGATCGCGCGCGTCGAGCGGGTGAGCGAGGACATGCGCGCCGAGCTCGGCCGCTACCCGAGCGTCCGTGAGGTCGCGGACGCCACGGGGATGTCGATCGAAGAGGTCACCGAGGCGCGGCTGGCCGAGGGCGCGGCACGGCTCGCCAGCCTCGACGCGCCGGTCACCAGCCGCGACGAGCCGGGGGACAACGGGTTGGCCGACACGCTCGGACGGGAAGATCGCGGGCTCAACCGGGTCGAGGACGCCGTCTGGATCGATCAGCTCGCCAGTGGCCTCACCGACCGCCAGCGTGAGGTGCTCCGGCTGCGCTTCGTCGAGGACCTGGTGCAGCGCGAGATCGCCGAGCGGGTCGGGCTCTCGCAGATGCACGTGTCACGGATCCTGCGCGACACCCTCGCCCAGCTCGCGGACGCGGCGTAG